The window GTCGCGTCGAAATTCGTATAGAGAACCGAGCAGCAGTCGGCTACGCCCGCATAAGCAAGCGCGTATGTCGGGTCGATCTCGATTGCCTTGTTGAACATCTGCCGGGCGAATTCGATACTCTGCTTGCGGAACTGGTGGAAGAACTGCCGTCCGCGCAGGTAGCAGTCGTACGCCTCGACATTCGCTGTCGGAACCTGCTCGATCGCGCGCTTCTCGTCATCGCTCAGAATGACGCGCAGCGCTTTCACGATGTTCTGCGCAATCTCGTCCTGGATCGCGAAGACGTCTTCCATGTCGCGGTCGTAGCGCTGCGACCACAATTGATATCCGTCGACGACGTTCACCAGCTGCGCATTTATGCGAAGCTTGTTGCCCGCCTTGCGCACGCTCCCCTCGAGAACCGTCGCGACGTCGAGCTTCTTGCCCACCTGGCGGATGTCTTCCGTCGTCCCCTTGAACGCGAATGACGACGTGCGAGACGCGACACGCAGCGCCTTGATCGTCGTCAGAGCGTTGATGATCTCCTCCGCCATGCCGTCAGTGAAATACCCGTTCTCCCGCTCTGCGCTCATGTCGGCAAAGGGGAGAACTGCGATGGACTTCACCGCGGCCGCCTGCGGCTTCACGGTAGTCTGCTCCGAAGGTGTGGAAAGCTTTGGCCAGATGAGCGCCTTAGCGAATTCCCCGGAAGTCATGTATCGCTCGGCGGGTTCCTTCGACATCGCTTTCCCGACAGCTTCGTTTATCTCGTCGGGGACAGTCGGCTCGACTGTCCGCAGCGACGGCACCGGATCGGTGAACCGCTTACTCAGCACCGACTGGGCGGTTGAGCCGGTGAAGGCTTTCTTCCCCGAGAGAACCTCGAACAGCATGCATGCGAGGCTGTACTGGTCGCTCCGGCCGTCGATCTCGCCTTCGCCCGCCGCCTGCTCCGGGCTCACGTACGCCGGAGTGCCGACCATCATTCCCGTTTGAGTGAGCGTGTCACCCGCCGCAACGCTCACGGCCTTGGCGATTCCGAAATCCATCACCATCGCTTCGCCTTCGTGAAGCATGATGTTCTCGGGCTTGATGTCACGGTGTACGACGCGCTGGCGGTGCGCGTAGTCGAGCGCGCCTGCAATTCCACGCGCGAGGTATAGGGCCTCGTCGAGTGGAAGCTTTCCCAGACGATTGAGCCGCGAGCGGAGCGACTCACCTTCGACGTACGGCATCACATAGTAGAGGAACCCGCTCGCCTCTCCTGAATCGTGGAGCGGCAGGATGTGCGGGTGATTGAGCCGGGCCGCGACTTTTATCTCACGGAGGAATCGATCGGGCCCAAGCGAGGAGGACAGCTCGGGATGCAGAACTTTGAGCGC of the Gemmatimonadaceae bacterium genome contains:
- a CDS encoding protein kinase yields the protein MLDRLEKALSDKYDIERELGRGGMATVYLAQDRKHDRAVALKVLHPELSSSLGPDRFLREIKVAARLNHPHILPLHDSGEASGFLYYVMPYVEGESLRSRLNRLGKLPLDEALYLARGIAGALDYAHRQRVVHRDIKPENIMLHEGEAMVMDFGIAKAVSVAAGDTLTQTGMMVGTPAYVSPEQAAGEGEIDGRSDQYSLACMLFEVLSGKKAFTGSTAQSVLSKRFTDPVPSLRTVEPTVPDEINEAVGKAMSKEPAERYMTSGEFAKALIWPKLSTPSEQTTVKPQAAAVKSIAVLPFADMSAERENGYFTDGMAEEIINALTTIKALRVASRTSSFAFKGTTEDIRQVGKKLDVATVLEGSVRKAGNKLRINAQLVNVVDGYQLWSQRYDRDMEDVFAIQDEIAQNIVKALRVILSDDEKRAIEQVPTANVEAYDCYLRGRQFFHQFRKQSIEFARQMFNKAIEIDPTYALAYAGVADCCSVLYTNFDATEANLANADTASRRALELAPQLAEAHVARGLAVSLLGNYAEAETEFETAMGLNPQLFDAAYMYGRGLVAQGKFDKAIKVLERAAELRPEDFVVPEFLGAAYARLGRTADSQRAYRRALGAATKRLELNPDDPRALYMGGTALARLGEVKRAKEWGAQALAISPGDATVLYNVACIYASSGEADEAITLLERAIAAGFGHWKWIENDSDFDPLRSHPRYLAMMANKDK